A genome region from Eremothecium gossypii ATCC 10895 chromosome VII, complete sequence includes the following:
- the RIM4 gene encoding Rim4p (Syntenic homolog of Saccharomyces cerevisiae YHL024W (RIM4)): MTNYSILASDSRLSLSTSSEQVSGLLAADLAPIKPKEMAHALAEPANNELESEEEEEDDDDDDDEQLLDDIYEEAQDPVDSGTSASVATAASSSVAGAPGALPGSNPAREAGSGAAGVTAGTAPGGVGADASGSGAVGGGPGAGGSDQGSDPKTWRGRPSSCVFVASLAASLTDDDLCVSVTEAFKKYGELSMVKVLRDPSNRPYAFVQYTNDNDAKRALKQAQGTLLNGRTIRCEKAKVNRTLFISTRNRKAPEVTSDEIIQLCSSFGELEQLVASREYAFKKNYYPIDRSSAWFVQFAYRDDAIRAFINLKPGYDWTVEWAQNIEVPKRLNLLRKTKVRGTKSGNSESEEDEEEYEDEDEDEDDEDEDDSRDILIDKKSIFVSQLDPSVTKEKLTQRFSKHGKVEDVNLIFKDNNTKVFAFIKYETEEATATALERENHASFLNRTMHVQYREVGGHRSRRFRGQRRNNYRRHNMHHVHGPRLSLAPPPINIGRRASTGSFQTLPYSPYQYFPPPKSNSNFLKDKRHKSFVACGAGSRANDGGEGSEFGFNLETSSELSGSAGNDDGASTYATTNYNGSSAGGATVTTKGNNSVRRKNSGKKRFYNGHNNNGSGSNMHLHGFDPYYYQPPYYYPMDYSIPPPPPGSNPNQPFYFYYPIPPPPNGSMNGNMPMNPVPGLMPPMLDQNYMPMEMGQDASSGNGNELPQSLDY; the protein is encoded by the coding sequence ATGACTAACTATTCGATTTTGGCGTCCGACTCCAGACTCTCGCTGTCGACCTCCTCCGAGCAGGTCTCGGGGCTGCTTGCCGCGGATCTGGCGCCGATCAAACCCAAGGAGATGGCGCACGCGCTCGCGGAGCCTGCGAACAACGAGCTCGAGAGCGAAgaagaggaggaggacgatgacgacgacgacgacgaaCAATTGCTAGATGACATCTACGAGGAGGCGCAAGATCCGGTCGACAGCGGCACCTCCGCGTCGGTCGCGACTGCAGCCAGCTCCTCGGTGGCGGGCGCGCCTGGCGCTCTGCCCGGATCGAACCCTGCCCGTGAGGCtggcagcggcgccgcgggcgTAACGGCCGGTACGGCGCCCGGGGGTGTCGGCGCCGATGCAAGCGGCTCCGGCGCCGTCGGCGGCGGTccgggcgcgggcggctCTGACCAGGGCTCCGATCCCAAGACATGGCGCGGGAGACCGTCTTCGTGTGTGTTTGTTGCGTCTTTGGCTGCCTCGCTTACCGACGACGACCTATGCGTGTCTGTGACGGAGGCCTTCAAGAAATATGGAGAGCTCTCCATGGTGAAGGTGCTCCGCGACCCCTCCAACAGACCGTATGCGTTCGTTCAGTACACCAACGACAACGACGCCAAGCGCGCGTTGAAGCAGGCCCAGGGAACTTTGCTTAATGGAAGGACGATTCGGTGCGAAAAGGCGAAAGTCAACCGCACTTTGTTTATTTCCACAAGGAACAGGAAGGCCCCGGAGGTCACTTCCGATGAAATCATTCAGTTATGCTCATCTTTCGGTGAGTTGGAGCAACTGGTCGCCAGCAGGGAATACGCGTTTAAGAAAAACTACTACCCAATTGATAGATCTTCTGCGTGGTTTGTCCAGTTTGCTTACAGAGATGACGCTATTCGCGCCTTCATTAACTTGAAGCCCGGATACGACTGGACCGTTGAGTGGGCTCAGAACATTGAGGTCCCCAAGCGGTTGAATTTGTTGCGTAAGACCAAGGTTCGTGGAACcaagtctggaaacagtGAGTCCGAGGAAGACGAGGAGGAGTatgaggacgaggacgaggacgaggatgaCGAAGACGAGGATGACTCGCGCGATATCTTGATTGATAAGAAGTCCATCTTCGTTAGCCAGCTCGATCCCAGCGTCACCAAGGAAAAGCTGACGCAACGCTTCTCGAAACACGGCAAGGTTGAAGATGTGAATTTGATATTCAAGGACAACAATACCAAAGTGTTTGCCTTCATCAAGTATGAGACTGAGGAGGCAACTGCAACTGCTCTGGAGAGAGAGAACCATGCAAGCTTCTTGAACAGAACAATGCATGTGCAGTACAGAGAGGTGGGAGGCCATAGATCGAGAAGATTCCGCGGACAACGTAGAAATAACTACCGCCGCCACAATATGCACCATGTCCACGGTCCTCGTCTAAGTTTGGCGCCGCCACCAATTAATATTGGACGCAGGGCTAGTACGGGCTCCTTCCAGACTTTGCCCTACTCTCCATACCAGTACTTCCCTCCACCAAAGTCCAACAGCAACTTCTTGAAGGATAAGAGACACAAGAGTTTTGTTGCTTGCGGAGCTGGTTCCCGCGCTAACGACGGTGGGGAAGGTTCTGAATTTGGATTCAATTTGGAGACATCGTCAGAGCTCTCCGGATCCGCGGGCAATGACGACGGCGCCTCGACCTACGCAACTACGAACTACAACGGATCGTCTGCAGGTGGTGCCACGGTTACAACGAAGGGTAACAACTCCGTCAGAAGAAAGAATTCTGGTAAAAAGCGCTTCTACAATGGCCACAACAACAATGGAAGCGGTTCCAACATGCATCTACACGGATTTGACCCTTACTATTACCAGCCACCCTACTATTATCCAATGGACTACTCTattcctcctcctcctccaggCTCGAACCCCAACCAACCATTTTATTTTTACTACCCAATCCCTCCTCCACCAAACGGCTCCATGAACGGCAACATGCCCATGAATCCGGTGCCAGGATTGATGCCGCCGATGCTGGACCAGAACTACATGCCTATGGAGATGGGACAGGATGCCTCAAGTGGTAATGGTAACGAGCTGCCGCAGTCCCTAGATTACTGA
- a CDS encoding AGL037Wp (NOHBY704; No homolog in Saccharomyces cerevisiae), which yields MVLLSLPIVCETRDRVSRYSQAARCTTAWRANLFSKWNTKTVLFSGHISELFLSCFRYLSLRPRQLGMTAVSALGGGGRAAASVGIVAASGWPRAATGTHGSAAAEGTQARGHAPLFCPTQHFLPICWCDRETITDRIGRIARDSHGADRRLGYDRLGLCDCCGGGQRGALHAAP from the coding sequence ATGGTTCTGTTGTCACTGCCAATTGTGTGCGAAACAAGGGATAGGGTGTCCCGGTATAGCCAGGCTGCACGCTGCACCACCGCCTGGCGGGCCAATTTATTTTCGAAATGGAACACAAAGACAGTATTGTTTTCGGGCCATATTTCAGAGTTGTTTTTAAGTTGTTTCCGATATCTGAGTTTGCGTCCCAGACAATTGGGCATGACGGCCGTTTCTGCTTTGGGTGGTGGCGggcgtgcggcggcgtctGTGGGTATTGTCGCAGCCTCGGGGTGGCCGCGCGCAGCGACAGGAACGCATGGTTCGGCGGCCGCAGAGGGCACACAGGCCCGCGGGCACGCGCCCCTTTTTTGCCCGACCCAGCACTTTTTACCGATTTGCTGGTGCGATCGCGAGACGATCACAGATCGGATCGGGAGGATCGCGCGAGACAGTCATGGGGCGGATCGCAGGCTTGGCTACGATCGGCTGGGATTGTGCGATTGCTGCGGGGGTGGGCAGAGGGGAGCGC